One window from the genome of Methyloradius palustris encodes:
- the folP gene encoding dihydropteroate synthase, whose protein sequence is MKFICNQYQLDLSRPHVMGIVNVTPDSFSDGGKFASTQKAVEHALKLIEEGADILDIGGESTRPGATPVELGEELSRVIPVIEELVNKVGVPISIDTYKPEVMRHAIAAGADIINDISALQAPGALEIVANSKAGVCLMHMQGTPQTMQQDPQYQDVVTEVIEFLKQRLTAANEAGIASERILLDPGFGFGKRTTHNIALLQALPQILELGRPLLVGLSRKSILGQLVGADVDQRLHASLAASVISVMKGARIVRVHDVKATVDALKVVAALLN, encoded by the coding sequence ATGAAGTTCATCTGTAATCAATATCAACTCGATTTATCCCGCCCGCATGTGATGGGCATTGTGAATGTCACGCCTGATTCATTCTCGGATGGTGGCAAATTCGCATCCACACAAAAAGCCGTAGAACATGCGCTCAAACTGATAGAAGAGGGTGCTGATATTCTGGATATCGGTGGCGAGTCCACACGTCCTGGTGCCACCCCTGTTGAGCTTGGTGAAGAATTGAGTCGGGTAATCCCAGTGATTGAAGAACTCGTGAACAAAGTCGGCGTGCCTATTTCAATTGATACCTACAAGCCTGAGGTAATGCGCCATGCGATTGCCGCAGGTGCTGACATCATCAATGACATATCCGCATTGCAAGCGCCTGGTGCTCTGGAAATCGTTGCTAACAGCAAAGCTGGCGTATGCTTAATGCACATGCAAGGCACGCCACAAACGATGCAACAGGATCCGCAATACCAAGATGTTGTTACTGAAGTGATTGAATTTCTGAAGCAGCGATTAACTGCAGCCAATGAAGCGGGTATAGCCTCAGAGCGCATATTGCTTGACCCTGGTTTTGGCTTTGGTAAGCGTACAACGCACAATATTGCCCTGCTACAGGCATTGCCGCAGATACTGGAATTAGGCCGCCCGCTGCTGGTTGGGTTATCGCGTAAATCCATACTTGGCCAGCTAGTTGGCGCAGATGTTGATCAGCGGCTGCATGCCAGCTTGGCTGCATCCGTGATATCTGTGATGAAAGGCGCTAGAATAGTCAGGGTTCACGATGTAAAAGCCACAGTAGATGCCCTGAAAGTTGTGGCAGCGCTACTTAATTAA
- the ftsH gene encoding ATP-dependent zinc metalloprotease FtsH, whose translation MNNIVKNIAIWIIVALVLMTVFNQFSKSDTDSPVVYSQFLDMVKDGQVSRVQIDGRVLRFETIDHKKLNSYAPSDPWMVSDLLKNNVTVEAKPEDQPSVLSNLLYSFGPMLLLLAVWIYVMRQMQGGGKGGAFSFGKSKARQLDESSNHTTFADVAGCDEAKEEVAELVEFLRDPTKFQKLGGRIPSGVLMVGPPGTGKTLLAKAIAGEAKVPFFTISGSDFVEMFVGVGAARVRDMFEQAKKAAPCIIFIDEIDAVGRHRGAGTGGGNDEREQTLNQMLVEMDGFEANSGVIVIAATNRADVLDKALLRPGRFDRQVMVGLPDIRGREQILLVHMRKVPIDTDVKADIIARGTPGFSGADLANLVNEAALFAARRNKRTVDMADFEDAKDKIYMGPERKSMVMREDERRNTAYHESGHAVVAKLLPKADPVHKVTIMPRGWALGLTWQLPEFDRISNYRDKMLEEISILFGGRIAEEIFMNQMSTGASNDFERATKLARDMVTKYGMSDSLGTMVYAGSEQDSFMGSMSAKTVSEATQQKVDAEIRRILDEQYAVARKLLEGNRDKVEAMVVALLEWETIDAEQINDIMAGLPPRVPKPPQVTLPPRDSGSSGPAATPTPQPAAKS comes from the coding sequence TTGAATAACATCGTAAAAAATATAGCCATCTGGATCATCGTTGCCTTGGTGCTGATGACCGTTTTTAACCAATTCTCCAAGTCAGATACTGATAGCCCTGTGGTCTATTCACAATTTCTGGATATGGTGAAAGATGGCCAAGTTTCCCGCGTACAGATTGATGGACGTGTGTTGCGTTTTGAAACTATTGACCACAAGAAGCTCAATAGTTATGCACCATCTGACCCATGGATGGTGTCTGACTTGTTGAAGAACAACGTCACGGTTGAAGCTAAACCAGAAGACCAGCCTTCAGTATTGTCTAATCTTCTCTATTCATTCGGCCCTATGTTGTTGTTGTTGGCCGTATGGATTTATGTCATGCGCCAGATGCAAGGTGGCGGCAAGGGCGGCGCATTCTCATTTGGCAAGAGCAAGGCACGTCAGCTTGATGAAAGCTCTAACCACACCACTTTTGCTGACGTTGCCGGTTGCGATGAAGCGAAAGAAGAAGTGGCTGAGCTAGTTGAATTTTTGCGCGACCCAACCAAATTCCAGAAACTTGGTGGACGTATCCCTAGTGGTGTCTTGATGGTTGGCCCTCCAGGTACTGGTAAAACTTTGTTAGCCAAAGCGATTGCTGGCGAAGCCAAAGTACCATTTTTCACTATTTCTGGTTCAGACTTCGTAGAGATGTTTGTAGGTGTCGGTGCAGCGCGCGTTCGTGACATGTTCGAGCAAGCAAAAAAAGCCGCACCTTGCATTATCTTTATTGATGAAATCGATGCCGTTGGCCGTCATCGTGGTGCAGGAACTGGCGGCGGCAATGACGAACGTGAGCAGACTTTGAACCAGATGCTGGTTGAGATGGATGGCTTTGAAGCCAACTCTGGCGTCATTGTAATTGCTGCAACTAATCGTGCTGACGTATTGGATAAAGCTTTGCTTCGTCCAGGCCGTTTTGACCGTCAAGTGATGGTTGGCTTGCCTGACATCCGTGGTCGCGAGCAGATTCTGCTAGTGCATATGCGTAAGGTGCCGATTGATACAGATGTTAAAGCTGACATCATCGCTCGTGGTACGCCTGGTTTCTCTGGTGCTGACCTCGCTAATTTGGTGAACGAAGCTGCGTTGTTTGCTGCACGCCGTAACAAGCGCACCGTGGATATGGCTGACTTTGAAGATGCCAAAGACAAGATTTATATGGGCCCAGAGCGTAAATCCATGGTGATGCGTGAAGACGAACGCCGCAATACTGCATATCATGAGTCGGGTCATGCAGTGGTTGCCAAGTTGTTGCCTAAGGCTGACCCAGTGCATAAAGTCACCATCATGCCGCGTGGCTGGGCATTGGGTTTGACATGGCAATTGCCTGAGTTTGATCGCATCAGTAACTATCGCGACAAGATGCTTGAAGAAATCTCGATATTGTTTGGCGGCCGTATTGCCGAAGAGATTTTTATGAACCAGATGTCGACTGGCGCATCGAATGACTTTGAACGTGCGACTAAGTTGGCGCGTGATATGGTGACCAAATACGGTATGTCTGACAGCCTTGGTACTATGGTCTACGCAGGTAGCGAGCAGGATTCGTTTATGGGTAGCATGTCTGCCAAAACCGTATCTGAAGCTACGCAACAGAAAGTGGATGCTGAAATCCGCCGTATTCTGGATGAGCAATATGCCGTAGCGCGTAAGTTGCTTGAAGGTAATCGTGACAAGGTTGAAGCGATGGTCGTGGCCTTGCTTGAGTGGGAAACCATTGATGCCGAGCAAATCAATGACATCATGGCTGGCTTGCCGCCACGTGTGCCTAAGCCACCGCAAGTGACGCTTCCACCGCGTGATTCAGGTAGTTCAGGTCCAGCTGCAACGCCTACACCACAGCCTGCTGCTAAATCGTAA
- a CDS encoding RlmE family RNA methyltransferase, whose product MKRTRTSKGWMQEHLNDEYVKRAHRDGYRARAAYKLMEIDDKDHLIKPGMTIVDLGATPGSWSQVARQRLKEHGRIIALDILEMSPIPGVDFIQGDFREESVLKQLEEKLNNKPIDLVIADMAPNISGISSVDQANAAYLTELALDFSLKWLKPGGNLLVKVFIGSGFEEIVQNMRTGFEKVATRKPKASRDRSSEVFLLGSHRK is encoded by the coding sequence ATGAAAAGAACCCGAACCAGCAAAGGCTGGATGCAAGAACATTTGAATGATGAGTACGTAAAACGTGCACATCGTGATGGCTATCGCGCACGTGCTGCCTATAAACTGATGGAGATTGATGATAAGGATCATCTGATCAAGCCAGGCATGACGATTGTTGATCTGGGCGCTACGCCAGGCAGTTGGTCCCAAGTTGCGCGGCAGCGTTTAAAAGAGCATGGGCGCATCATCGCGCTGGATATATTAGAAATGTCACCTATTCCAGGTGTTGATTTTATTCAGGGTGATTTTCGTGAAGAGTCAGTACTGAAACAGCTTGAAGAAAAATTAAATAACAAGCCAATAGACCTTGTAATTGCAGATATGGCGCCCAATATAAGCGGTATTAGTTCGGTTGATCAGGCGAATGCAGCCTACCTGACTGAGCTAGCATTGGATTTTAGTTTGAAATGGCTGAAACCGGGCGGCAACTTACTGGTCAAAGTTTTCATTGGGTCTGGTTTTGAAGAAATCGTGCAAAACATGCGTACTGGCTTTGAAAAAGTCGCAACGCGCAAACCCAAAGCCTCGCGTGATCGTAGTAGTGAAGTTTTTCTATTAGGGTCGCATCGCAAATAG
- the yhbY gene encoding ribosome assembly RNA-binding protein YhbY translates to MSDTKPTPAYSTKQISHLRGLAQSLSPVVMVGNNGLTEKVLNEIEVSLKAHELIKIKIFGDDRTARIQMLEEICEKTNATAVHHIGKQLVIYRATEKSKIVLPK, encoded by the coding sequence ATGTCAGATACTAAACCAACACCAGCATACAGCACCAAACAAATCAGCCATCTACGTGGATTAGCCCAAAGTCTTAGTCCAGTGGTCATGGTGGGCAACAATGGCTTGACCGAAAAGGTGTTGAACGAGATTGAAGTGAGCCTGAAAGCGCATGAATTGATCAAGATCAAAATATTTGGTGATGACCGCACTGCACGCATTCAAATGCTGGAAGAAATTTGTGAGAAAACTAATGCAACCGCAGTTCACCATATCGGCAAGCAGCTAGTCATTTACCGCGCCACCGAAAAATCTAAAATCGTATTGCCAAAATAA
- a CDS encoding DUF4149 domain-containing protein, which translates to MQHWSDKLSLLIITLWVGALWAIGYLAAPVLFYALDDKQLAGMLAGKMFTLVAYVGIGSGFYLLIQRLARAGTSALKQSFFWAVFLMLVLALIGHFGIQPIIAQLKAQALPADVMNSVFASRFKTWHGVASIAYLVQSLLGVVLILKANR; encoded by the coding sequence ATGCAGCACTGGTCAGACAAGCTTTCGCTGTTAATCATCACGCTGTGGGTGGGCGCGCTGTGGGCGATAGGTTATTTGGCTGCGCCTGTATTATTTTATGCGCTGGATGATAAACAGCTAGCAGGTATGTTGGCCGGCAAGATGTTCACTCTGGTGGCGTATGTGGGAATCGGCAGTGGCTTTTATTTGCTGATACAGCGCTTGGCACGGGCGGGCACTTCCGCGCTTAAGCAGTCATTCTTTTGGGCGGTGTTCTTGATGTTGGTACTAGCGTTGATAGGCCATTTTGGTATTCAGCCCATTATTGCCCAGCTAAAAGCACAGGCTTTGCCAGCGGACGTTATGAATAGTGTGTTTGCCAGCAGGTTTAAAACTTGGCATGGCGTTGCTAGTATTGCTTATTTGGTACAAAGCTTGTTGGGTGTAGTCCTGATACTTAAGGCTAACCGCTAA
- the greA gene encoding transcription elongation factor GreA, whose amino-acid sequence MNQIPVTVIGAELLKAELQRLRSTDRPYIIQAIAEARAQGDLSENAEYDAAKERQSFIEGRISEIEAKLSNAHIIDPRTLNAEGRCVFGATIEVEDLDSGDVSTYQIVGDDEADIKSGKISISSPIARGLIGKSVGDVAEVMAPAGLREYEILDVKYI is encoded by the coding sequence ATGAACCAGATTCCAGTAACAGTAATAGGCGCCGAACTTTTAAAGGCTGAACTACAACGTCTGCGCAGCACAGACAGGCCTTATATTATCCAGGCGATTGCCGAAGCTCGTGCGCAAGGCGATTTGTCAGAAAATGCAGAATATGATGCTGCAAAAGAGCGCCAAAGCTTTATCGAGGGCCGTATTTCTGAGATTGAAGCCAAGCTTTCTAATGCCCATATTATTGACCCTCGCACTTTGAATGCTGAGGGTCGTTGCGTATTTGGCGCAACGATTGAAGTTGAGGATTTGGATAGCGGCGATGTTTCTACCTACCAGATCGTGGGCGATGATGAAGCCGATATTAAAAGCGGAAAAATCTCAATCAGTTCACCGATTGCCCGTGGCTTGATAGGAAAGTCTGTAGGTGATGTGGCTGAAGTGATGGCCCCAGCAGGTTTGCGTGAATATGAAATTCTGGATGTGAAGTACATCTAA
- the carB gene encoding carbamoyl-phosphate synthase large subunit: MAKRTDIKSILIIGAGPIVIGQACEFDYSGAQACKALREEGYRVILVNSNPATIMTDPEMADATYIEPVTWQMVEKIIAIEKPDALLPTMGGQTALNCALDLAKHGVLEKYNVELIGASKEAIDKAEDREKFKHAMTKIGLGSARSSVAHSLEEALQVQASIGYPAIIRPSFTMGGSGGGIAYNREEFLAICERGLEASPTHELLIEESLLGWKEYEMEVVRDSKDNCIIICSIENLDPMGVHTGDSITVAPAQTLTDKEYQVMRNASLAVLREIGVDTGGSNVQFAINPDDGRMIVIEMNPRVSRSSALASKATGFPIAKVAAKLAVGFTLDELRNEITGGATPVSFEPSIDYVVTKIPRFAFEKFPQADSRLTTQMKSVGEVMAIGRTFQESFQKALRGLEVGVDGLDEKTTDIDLIQKELGEPGPERIWYVGDAFRNGLTVDQVHDHSKIDKWFLVQISDIIQREQALKGRQLADLDKHAVYQLKRRGFSDRRLAKLLATDQHAVRAYRQALNVRPVYKRVDTCAAEFATNTAYMYSTYEEECESLPSNRKKIMVLGGGPNRIGQGIEFDYCCVHAAFAMREDGYETIMVNCNPETVSTDYDTSDRLYFEPVTLEDVLEIVAIEKPVGVIVQYGGQTPLKLARDLEKAGVPIIGTSPDAIDRAEDRERFQQMLQELGLKQPPNRTARTPEEAIRLALEIGYPLVVRPSYVLGGRAMEIVHEQAQLERYMREAVKVSNESPVLLDRFLNDALEVDVDALCDGEEVIIGGIMEHIEQAGVHSGDSACSLPPYSLSKEIQDELRVQTVQMAKALGVVGLMNVQFAIQGDTVFVLEVNPRASRTVPFVSKACGLQLAKIAARCMTGVKLRDQGVTKEIIPPFYSVKEAVFPFIKFPGVDTILGPEMKSTGEVMGVGRTFAEAFVKAQLGSGDKLPKGGKAFISVRREDRERVVEIAQALVDLGFQLSATRGTAGALAAAGLKVSPVNKVTEGRPHIVDMIKNGEISFIVNVVDDKRAVHDSYAIRRSALQQKVTYYTTLAGSKAACIGMAHMQELEVQSLQSLHKQLPQ; encoded by the coding sequence ATGGCTAAACGCACAGACATTAAAAGTATTCTGATTATCGGCGCAGGGCCTATTGTCATCGGGCAAGCTTGCGAGTTCGACTATTCAGGCGCGCAGGCCTGTAAAGCCTTGCGTGAAGAAGGGTACCGTGTGATTCTGGTTAACTCTAATCCAGCGACTATCATGACCGACCCGGAAATGGCAGACGCAACCTACATTGAGCCAGTAACCTGGCAAATGGTTGAAAAAATCATCGCGATTGAAAAGCCAGATGCTTTGTTGCCAACCATGGGCGGGCAGACTGCGCTAAACTGCGCACTGGATTTGGCCAAGCACGGCGTGCTGGAAAAATACAATGTAGAGCTGATTGGCGCTAGTAAAGAGGCTATCGACAAAGCCGAAGATCGTGAAAAATTCAAGCACGCGATGACCAAGATTGGTCTGGGTTCAGCACGTTCTTCTGTGGCGCATAGCCTTGAAGAGGCCTTGCAGGTGCAAGCCTCTATCGGCTACCCAGCGATTATTCGTCCTTCATTCACCATGGGCGGTAGCGGCGGCGGTATTGCCTACAACCGTGAAGAGTTTCTTGCCATTTGTGAACGTGGTCTTGAGGCTTCGCCTACTCATGAGTTGCTGATTGAAGAGTCTCTACTCGGCTGGAAAGAATACGAGATGGAGGTAGTGCGTGATAGCAAAGATAACTGCATCATCATCTGCTCTATTGAGAATCTGGACCCGATGGGCGTGCATACTGGCGACTCGATTACCGTCGCCCCTGCACAGACGCTGACTGATAAAGAATACCAGGTCATGCGTAATGCCTCGCTGGCGGTATTGCGTGAGATCGGCGTGGATACTGGTGGTTCTAACGTGCAGTTTGCCATCAATCCTGATGATGGTCGCATGATTGTGATTGAGATGAATCCGCGTGTATCTCGTTCATCAGCCTTGGCTTCAAAAGCCACTGGTTTCCCTATTGCTAAAGTGGCAGCCAAGCTAGCTGTGGGCTTTACATTAGATGAACTCAGGAATGAAATTACTGGTGGCGCAACTCCAGTTTCGTTTGAGCCATCAATCGATTATGTAGTGACCAAGATTCCACGTTTTGCCTTTGAAAAATTCCCGCAAGCAGACTCACGCCTGACTACGCAGATGAAGTCAGTGGGCGAAGTCATGGCCATTGGTCGTACTTTCCAGGAATCTTTCCAGAAAGCTCTGCGCGGCCTTGAGGTTGGCGTAGATGGTCTTGATGAAAAAACGACTGATATTGATTTAATCCAGAAAGAACTTGGCGAGCCTGGCCCGGAGCGCATCTGGTACGTGGGTGATGCTTTCCGTAATGGTTTGACGGTTGATCAGGTACATGATCACTCCAAGATCGATAAATGGTTCTTGGTGCAGATCTCCGATATTATTCAGCGTGAACAAGCCCTTAAAGGTCGCCAATTGGCTGATTTGGATAAGCACGCGGTCTATCAGCTTAAACGCCGTGGTTTTTCGGATAGGCGACTAGCTAAATTGTTAGCTACAGACCAGCATGCAGTGCGTGCTTATCGCCAAGCGTTGAATGTACGACCTGTGTATAAACGTGTTGATACTTGCGCGGCTGAATTCGCAACGAATACCGCTTACATGTATTCCACCTACGAAGAAGAGTGCGAATCACTGCCTAGTAACCGTAAAAAAATCATGGTACTTGGCGGTGGCCCAAACAGAATCGGTCAAGGGATTGAGTTCGATTATTGCTGCGTGCATGCTGCCTTTGCCATGCGCGAAGATGGTTATGAAACCATCATGGTCAACTGTAACCCTGAGACGGTTTCTACCGATTACGACACTTCAGACCGCCTGTATTTTGAGCCAGTAACGCTTGAAGATGTGCTGGAAATCGTTGCGATTGAAAAGCCAGTTGGCGTGATTGTGCAATATGGTGGTCAAACCCCATTGAAGCTCGCGCGTGACCTGGAAAAAGCTGGGGTGCCTATTATTGGTACTTCACCAGACGCGATTGACCGCGCTGAAGACCGTGAGCGTTTCCAGCAAATGTTGCAGGAGCTTGGTCTTAAACAGCCACCAAACCGCACAGCAAGGACGCCAGAAGAGGCAATACGCTTAGCATTGGAGATCGGCTATCCGCTGGTTGTACGTCCATCCTATGTGTTGGGCGGCCGTGCTATGGAAATCGTCCATGAACAGGCACAACTCGAGCGCTATATGCGTGAGGCGGTAAAAGTCTCAAATGAGTCGCCAGTGTTGCTGGATCGATTCCTCAATGACGCGCTAGAAGTCGATGTCGACGCCTTGTGCGACGGTGAAGAAGTCATCATCGGCGGTATCATGGAACATATTGAGCAGGCTGGTGTTCACTCTGGCGACTCTGCTTGCTCATTGCCACCTTATAGTCTTTCTAAAGAAATTCAGGATGAGTTGCGCGTACAGACCGTGCAAATGGCTAAAGCCTTGGGTGTAGTAGGCCTGATGAACGTGCAGTTCGCGATTCAGGGCGACACGGTATTCGTGCTTGAAGTGAATCCTAGAGCATCTCGTACAGTGCCTTTTGTATCAAAAGCTTGCGGATTACAGTTGGCCAAGATTGCCGCGCGTTGCATGACGGGCGTCAAGCTTAGAGATCAAGGCGTGACTAAAGAGATTATCCCGCCGTTTTATTCTGTGAAAGAAGCGGTGTTCCCGTTCATTAAATTCCCTGGCGTGGATACCATCTTAGGCCCTGAGATGAAGTCCACGGGTGAAGTGATGGGTGTAGGCCGTACCTTCGCCGAGGCCTTTGTTAAGGCCCAATTAGGTTCGGGCGATAAATTACCTAAAGGCGGCAAGGCGTTCATCAGTGTGCGCCGTGAAGATCGTGAGCGCGTGGTTGAGATTGCACAGGCATTGGTCGATTTAGGGTTTCAGTTATCCGCTACTCGCGGTACGGCTGGTGCACTCGCTGCTGCTGGCCTGAAAGTCAGCCCGGTGAATAAAGTGACAGAAGGTCGTCCGCATATTGTTGATATGATCAAGAATGGTGAGATCAGTTTTATTGTCAATGTGGTGGATGACAAGCGTGCAGTGCATGATTCCTATGCGATTCGCCGTAGTGCATTGCAGCAAAAAGTGACCTATTACACTACGCTAGCTGGCTCAAAAGCAGCTTGTATCGGCATGGCGCATATGCAGGAGCTAGAGGTCCAATCGCTGCAAAGCTTGCATAAACAGCTCCCCCAGTAA
- the carA gene encoding glutamine-hydrolyzing carbamoyl-phosphate synthase small subunit, with translation MLVLADGTVFRGISIGAQGSTVGEVVFNTSMTGYQEILTDPSYTKQIVTLTYPHIGNTGVNDEDVESGSVYASGLIIRNLPLTESNWRSQQTLSDYLVANNIVAISDIDTRKLTRILREKGAQAGCILAGEDNEQKALELARGFPGLAGMDLAKVVSCEISYEFEQGEWVLGKGYTQSTSRQHHVVAFDYGVKRNILRMLVTRGCKVTVLPAQATAEEALALNPDGIFLSNGPGDPEPCDYAIKAIATLVDTGIPTFGICLGHQLLGLASGAKTIKMKFGHHGANHPVQDTEDKRVFITSQNHGFAVDPATLPANVKTTHVSLFDGSLQGIARTDKPAFSFQGHPEASPGPTEMSYLFDRFIDLMKQHKQ, from the coding sequence ATGTTAGTTCTTGCTGATGGAACTGTGTTTCGTGGTATTTCTATTGGTGCCCAAGGCAGTACAGTTGGTGAGGTGGTATTCAACACCTCAATGACCGGCTATCAAGAAATTCTCACTGATCCCTCCTACACCAAACAGATTGTTACCTTAACTTATCCCCATATCGGTAATACCGGTGTCAATGATGAAGATGTAGAGTCTGGCAGCGTGTATGCCAGTGGCCTGATTATTCGTAACCTACCTTTAACCGAAAGCAACTGGCGCAGTCAGCAAACCCTTTCCGATTATCTCGTCGCCAATAATATTGTCGCTATTTCCGACATTGATACACGCAAACTGACGCGTATTCTTCGTGAAAAAGGCGCGCAGGCTGGCTGTATTCTCGCTGGTGAAGATAATGAGCAGAAGGCGCTAGAGTTAGCTCGTGGCTTCCCAGGTTTGGCGGGAATGGATTTGGCTAAAGTCGTTAGCTGTGAAATATCATACGAGTTTGAGCAAGGTGAATGGGTTCTTGGTAAGGGTTATACCCAATCTACAAGCCGTCAGCACCATGTCGTTGCTTTTGATTACGGTGTTAAACGTAACATTTTGCGCATGTTGGTCACACGCGGTTGCAAGGTGACCGTGTTGCCAGCGCAAGCCACTGCTGAAGAGGCTTTGGCGCTTAATCCTGATGGCATCTTTTTAAGCAATGGCCCTGGCGATCCTGAGCCATGTGATTATGCAATCAAGGCAATTGCAACGTTGGTGGATACAGGGATTCCTACTTTTGGTATTTGCCTTGGCCACCAACTATTGGGTCTTGCCAGTGGCGCTAAAACAATCAAGATGAAATTCGGCCATCACGGTGCAAACCATCCAGTACAAGATACTGAAGACAAACGCGTATTCATCACTAGCCAGAACCACGGCTTTGCGGTTGATCCAGCGACCTTGCCAGCGAATGTCAAAACCACGCATGTCTCTCTATTCGATGGCAGCTTGCAGGGCATTGCACGTACTGATAAGCCCGCATTCAGCTTTCAGGGGCACCCTGAGGCCAGTCCTGGCCCTACCGAAATGAGTTACCTGTTTGATCGATTCATCGATTTAATGAAACAGCATAAGCAATAA
- the dapB gene encoding 4-hydroxy-tetrahydrodipicolinate reductase codes for MLKVVIAGCSGRMGHALLEGVFADEGLTLHGALDRADSVQIGHDAGEQFGKTTGVKISHDVHAALQGADVMVDFTRPDASLEYIAACREAKVKLVIGTTGFSAEQKQVIESAAQDIAIVFAPNMSVGVTLLINLVQAAAKVLADGYDIEIIEAHHRHKVDAPSGTALRLGEAAASALGRDLAECAVYGREGVTGERDANTIGFATVRGGDVVGDHTVLFAGIGERVELTHKASSRATFALGALRAAKFLQSKNTGLYDMRDVLALK; via the coding sequence ATGTTAAAAGTCGTTATCGCTGGATGTTCTGGCCGTATGGGCCATGCCCTGCTCGAAGGCGTGTTCGCCGATGAGGGTCTCACTCTGCACGGCGCACTGGATCGTGCCGATAGCGTGCAAATCGGCCATGATGCAGGCGAGCAGTTTGGAAAAACTACTGGCGTTAAAATCAGTCATGACGTTCATGCTGCGCTGCAAGGCGCAGATGTTATGGTGGACTTCACCCGGCCAGACGCCAGCCTTGAGTATATTGCGGCATGTCGGGAAGCCAAGGTCAAGCTGGTAATTGGTACCACTGGGTTTTCCGCTGAACAAAAGCAGGTGATTGAATCAGCCGCGCAAGATATTGCGATTGTGTTTGCACCAAATATGAGTGTGGGAGTCACCCTCCTAATTAATCTTGTTCAGGCCGCAGCCAAGGTGCTGGCTGATGGTTACGATATTGAAATCATTGAAGCGCATCACCGGCATAAAGTTGATGCGCCGTCAGGTACAGCGCTCAGGCTCGGTGAAGCTGCTGCTTCTGCCTTGGGTCGTGATTTGGCTGAATGTGCTGTTTATGGCCGTGAAGGCGTTACAGGTGAGCGTGATGCCAATACCATCGGCTTTGCCACGGTGCGTGGTGGTGATGTGGTGGGTGATCACACAGTATTGTTTGCAGGCATCGGCGAACGTGTGGAGCTCACGCACAAAGCTTCCAGCCGTGCTACTTTTGCTCTAGGCGCTTTACGTGCAGCCAAGTTTTTACAGAGTAAAAATACTGGTCTCTACGATATGCGAGACGTGCTGGCTCTCAAATAA
- the bamE gene encoding outer membrane protein assembly factor BamE, with amino-acid sequence MRHTIILLALICTACSSSLPSIRPYRMEIQQGNVVTSKMMLQLRPGMNKSQVKFVMGTPLIQDSFHKDRWDYFYQLRKDGRIVEQRRVILEFDGDALKRVRGDVVPADRGEAVAATPTPEAPAKVEEKKGLDKLKFWEKNQQPETAPQAAPKELVNPDLVNPPAAATAKAQQPKAEVAPVVVPPVESGSAAVSTAPLAAPVEVPKPVAPSAKSAAPIVAPVESKSLPAVEPKPAAAVEAESKPVATQSKPAAAPAKPEQDLPPEGEPGYFERMLEKIGF; translated from the coding sequence ATGCGTCATACAATTATTCTACTCGCACTCATTTGCACTGCTTGCAGTTCATCACTGCCGTCTATCAGGCCTTACCGCATGGAGATTCAGCAGGGCAATGTTGTCACCTCCAAAATGATGCTGCAATTGCGCCCAGGTATGAACAAGTCGCAAGTGAAATTCGTAATGGGCACGCCGCTAATTCAAGACAGTTTCCACAAAGACCGCTGGGATTATTTCTATCAATTGCGGAAAGATGGAAGAATCGTTGAGCAGCGTCGCGTTATTCTAGAGTTTGATGGTGATGCCCTGAAACGTGTGCGTGGTGATGTTGTGCCTGCCGATAGAGGAGAAGCGGTCGCTGCAACCCCAACACCAGAAGCGCCAGCAAAAGTGGAAGAGAAAAAAGGCCTTGATAAACTCAAGTTCTGGGAAAAAAATCAGCAACCAGAGACTGCGCCACAAGCTGCGCCTAAAGAGTTGGTGAACCCTGACCTGGTGAATCCTCCAGCAGCTGCAACAGCTAAAGCGCAACAGCCTAAAGCTGAGGTTGCGCCAGTTGTAGTGCCTCCAGTGGAGTCTGGTTCTGCTGCAGTTAGTACAGCACCACTTGCCGCGCCTGTTGAAGTGCCGAAGCCAGTTGCGCCATCTGCTAAATCAGCAGCCCCTATTGTTGCGCCAGTAGAAAGTAAATCTCTGCCTGCGGTTGAGCCTAAGCCTGCTGCGGCAGTTGAGGCTGAATCTAAGCCAGTTGCAACGCAAAGCAAACCAGCCGCTGCCCCAGCTAAACCTGAGCAGGATTTGCCACCAGAAGGTGAGCCAGGCTACTTTGAGCGCATGCTGGAAAAGATCGGTTTTTAA